The Parus major isolate Abel chromosome 4, Parus_major1.1, whole genome shotgun sequence genome has a window encoding:
- the MGARP gene encoding protein MGARP isoform X1, protein MSLCRATSLALASCLSRTPAAASRLKQRGMRGRRGAGPRPGRAPPRQMSSGSVPGSSGDRMMIYLLAGVAAFGGLFYAYRVVNSSQSKFIKHTNILHERAEGQKNNPWSRKEGGGEETDEVTEAEAEEEADRTAAVEPAAQDESAGPTAQDVTSRVSAEAKGENDLLAPEVSHAMEEAQQEAATNSEAAANLELAANSEAAAVEEEQHGPLSNSSHELLTTGRKATSSTWSDTQA, encoded by the exons ATGTCTCTCTGCCGGGCCACCTCGCTGGCGCTGGCCTCCTGCCTGAGCAGGACTCCCGCCGCCGCCAGCCGCCTCAAGCAGCGTGGTATGCGGGGCCGCCGAGGAGCTGGCCCGAGGCCGGGCAGAG CGCCTCCTCGCCAGATGTCATCTGGGAGTGTTCCTGGCTCTTCTGGAGACAGGATGATGATCTATCTCCTTGCTGGTGTTGCAGCTTTTGGTGGTTTATTTTAT GCCTACAGAGTAGTCAATTCATCCCAGAGCAAGTTTATCAAACATACAAATATTCTTCAtgagagagcagaggggcagaagaACAATCCTTGGTCAAGGAAGG AAGGTGGTGGAGAAGAGACGGATGAAGTCACTGAAGCAGAGGCTGAGGAAGAGGCTGATAGAACAGCTGCTGTTGAACCTGCAGCACAGGATGAGAGTGCTGGACCCACAGCACAGGATGTGACTTCCAGGGTATCCGCAGAAGCTAAAGGGGAAAATGACTTACTGGCTCCAGAGGTATCCCATGCTATGGAGGAAGCACAGCAGGAAGCTGCTACTAATTCAGAAGCTGCTGCTAATTTGGAACTTGCTGCTAattcagaagctgctgcagttgAAG AAGAACAGCATGGCCCCCTGAGCAATTCTTCCCATGAGCTCCTGACCACGGGAAGGAAGGCCACCAGCAGCACATGGTCTGACACACAGGCGTAA
- the MGARP gene encoding protein MGARP isoform X3, protein MSLCRATSLALASCLSRTPAAASRLKQRGMRGRRGAGPRPGRAPPRQMSSGSVPGSSGDRMMIYLLAGVAAFGGLFYAYRVVNSSQSKFIKHTNILHERAEGQKNNPWSRKEGGGEETDEVTEAEAEEEADRTAAVEPAAQDESAGPTAQDVTSRVSAEAKGENDLLAPEVSHAMEEAQQEAATNSEAAANLELAANSEAAAVEVSEEKTMEEVAKEQ, encoded by the exons ATGTCTCTCTGCCGGGCCACCTCGCTGGCGCTGGCCTCCTGCCTGAGCAGGACTCCCGCCGCCGCCAGCCGCCTCAAGCAGCGTGGTATGCGGGGCCGCCGAGGAGCTGGCCCGAGGCCGGGCAGAG CGCCTCCTCGCCAGATGTCATCTGGGAGTGTTCCTGGCTCTTCTGGAGACAGGATGATGATCTATCTCCTTGCTGGTGTTGCAGCTTTTGGTGGTTTATTTTAT GCCTACAGAGTAGTCAATTCATCCCAGAGCAAGTTTATCAAACATACAAATATTCTTCAtgagagagcagaggggcagaagaACAATCCTTGGTCAAGGAAGG AAGGTGGTGGAGAAGAGACGGATGAAGTCACTGAAGCAGAGGCTGAGGAAGAGGCTGATAGAACAGCTGCTGTTGAACCTGCAGCACAGGATGAGAGTGCTGGACCCACAGCACAGGATGTGACTTCCAGGGTATCCGCAGAAGCTAAAGGGGAAAATGACTTACTGGCTCCAGAGGTATCCCATGCTATGGAGGAAGCACAGCAGGAAGCTGCTACTAATTCAGAAGCTGCTGCTAATTTGGAACTTGCTGCTAattcagaagctgctgcagttgAAG tttctgaggAGAAGACAATGGAAGAAGTTGCTAAAGAGCAGTAA
- the NDUFC1 gene encoding NADH dehydrogenase [ubiquinone] 1 subunit C1, mitochondrial, with translation MAAGLRAVRRWGLVVAAAPALPPPGLAFTRSAFVVKEMNNAQPNWLRVGLAFSTSAALWAFLIKQHNEDVMEYERRNKRGHKCTGCS, from the exons ATGGCGGCGGGCCTGAGGGCGGTGAGGCGCTGGGGGCTGGTGGTAGCGGCAGCACCCGCACTACCACCACCCGGCCTTG CTTTTACTCGTTCTGCATTTGTTGTGAAAGAAATGAATAACGCCCAGCCAAACTGGTTGAGAGTTGGCTTGGCATTTAGCACCAGTGCTGCCTTGTGGGCTTTT CTTATCAAGCAGCATAATGAAGATGTAATGGAATACgaaagaagaaacaagagaGGACATAAATGTACAGGATGTTCATAG
- the MGARP gene encoding protein MGARP isoform X2, which yields MSLCRATSLALASCLSRTPAAASRLKQRAPPRQMSSGSVPGSSGDRMMIYLLAGVAAFGGLFYAYRVVNSSQSKFIKHTNILHERAEGQKNNPWSRKEGGGEETDEVTEAEAEEEADRTAAVEPAAQDESAGPTAQDVTSRVSAEAKGENDLLAPEVSHAMEEAQQEAATNSEAAANLELAANSEAAAVEEEQHGPLSNSSHELLTTGRKATSSTWSDTQA from the exons ATGTCTCTCTGCCGGGCCACCTCGCTGGCGCTGGCCTCCTGCCTGAGCAGGACTCCCGCCGCCGCCAGCCGCCTCAAGCAGCGTG CGCCTCCTCGCCAGATGTCATCTGGGAGTGTTCCTGGCTCTTCTGGAGACAGGATGATGATCTATCTCCTTGCTGGTGTTGCAGCTTTTGGTGGTTTATTTTAT GCCTACAGAGTAGTCAATTCATCCCAGAGCAAGTTTATCAAACATACAAATATTCTTCAtgagagagcagaggggcagaagaACAATCCTTGGTCAAGGAAGG AAGGTGGTGGAGAAGAGACGGATGAAGTCACTGAAGCAGAGGCTGAGGAAGAGGCTGATAGAACAGCTGCTGTTGAACCTGCAGCACAGGATGAGAGTGCTGGACCCACAGCACAGGATGTGACTTCCAGGGTATCCGCAGAAGCTAAAGGGGAAAATGACTTACTGGCTCCAGAGGTATCCCATGCTATGGAGGAAGCACAGCAGGAAGCTGCTACTAATTCAGAAGCTGCTGCTAATTTGGAACTTGCTGCTAattcagaagctgctgcagttgAAG AAGAACAGCATGGCCCCCTGAGCAATTCTTCCCATGAGCTCCTGACCACGGGAAGGAAGGCCACCAGCAGCACATGGTCTGACACACAGGCGTAA